The Styela clava chromosome 13, kaStyClav1.hap1.2, whole genome shotgun sequence genome has a window encoding:
- the LOC120332446 gene encoding 1-acyl-sn-glycerol-3-phosphate acyltransferase alpha-like produces the protein MILILVFTTICVGIALLYAIYPPFRYEARMTTFYVYLLCTSIVGLPVFIYNGRCTKNLKLISRMMVPIRKALGLTSELRKLENMIEDEPCIIVSNHQSSIDVLGMAELYPPDSSFMGKHTLLYAGPIGLALWLCGGVFVKRSNHKSSQDVVEHVANEVLRRKLKLWIFPEGTRSHKKGMLPFKKGAFNIAVSAQIPIVPVVFKSYEDFYNKKERKFILGKYVAEVLPHVKTEGMTLDDVPELSDKIREQMLSAFYRLSDGEKNKNNNNASKIIQ, from the coding sequence ATGATTCTAATCTTAGTTTTTACTACGATATGCGTGGGGATTGCCCTGCTTTACGCCATTTACCCACCATTTCGATATGAAGCTCGAATGACAACTTTTTATGTATATCTACTCTGCACCAGCATCGTCGGGCTTCCCGTGTTCATTTACAATGGTAGATGTACCAAGAATTTGAAGTTGATTTCCAGAATGATGGTCCCGATTCGCAAAGCTTTGGGTTTGACCAGTGAGCTAAGAAAACTGGAAAACATGATTGAAGACGAACCGTGCATTATTGTAAGTAACCACCAAAGTTCTATCGATGTTTTGGGAATGGCTGAATTATATCCACCGGATTCGTCGTTTATGGGGAAACATACATTGTTATACGCAGGGCCTATTGGGCTAGCCCTTTGGTTATGCGGGGGAGTATTTGTAAAAAGATCTAACCACAAATCTTCTCAAGACGTCGTAGAACATGTGGCTAACGAAGTATTGCGACGAAAACTTAAACTATGGATATTTCCTGAGGGTACACGATCTCACAAAAAAGGAATGTTACCATTCAAAAAAGGTGCATTTAATATAGCAGTCAGTGCTCAAATTCCGATTGTGCCAGTCGTCTTCAAATCATATGAGGATTTTTACAACAAGAAGGAACGCAAGTTCATTCTAGGAAAATATGTGGCTGAGGTTCTTCCGCATGTGAAAACTGAGGGGATGACCTTGGACGATGTCCCAGAACTTAGTGATAAAATACGAGAACAAATGCTATCCGCTTTTTACCGTCTTTCTGATGGCGAaaagaataaaaacaacaataatgcaagtaaaattatacagtaa
- the LOC120332445 gene encoding fatty acyl-CoA hydrolase precursor, medium chain-like produces MDILLKTIILSYLGCVLKYSFAANLDPIVQTQYGKVKGTLRNAIGSSRPVYSYFGVQYGRSPDYVFRFRPAEDPWTWDGVRDATNENRPMCVQDRVRLNGLRKDTYLKYLLPDNPLMSENCLVLDIFTPRSPNDTKRDNLLPVVLWIHGGSMDAFFSTTKLWGLPAFEDVVLVQIQYRLGVFGFLTTEDKWAPPNNAFHDHLKAMKWVQKNIEAFGGNPNLVTLMGESAGAVAATAHTLIPESKGLFHRVFATSGAPNSMVWPKTYGDAIERMAKNVSCKFDDNAYTSTCLRNKISTSRIMKLVKDMDINFKMLEDRDLFPVPINEAIETKTFVSSVPVMMGVMNGEQNYLLSRRVFSNIYLKGPDLTRSEAESALRNLFHDRYQSGNVDAILKAVTLEYLDPKKVGNKGMKLYKGTMEAIADCWFVSKSARFAEKVKESGQRAYFFEFTLKPAMYDARPKDFPRLFKFDTADHADDFPYMFGLPFVRELAGGDNPALYFSDIDKEISKKFMHLIAHFAKTGSPPEELGWPQYPRYAVINKGITISKDNFQSNRMYFWNEVIPKLAFP; encoded by the exons ATGGATATATTGCTGAAAACTATAATTTTATCGTACCTGGGATGTGTGCTGAAATATTCATTTGCGGCAAACTTAG ATCCCATTGTGCAGACGCAATATGGAAAAGTTAAAGGAACGCTCAGAAATGCCATTGGATCCTCAAGGCCCGTTTATTCATATTTTGGAGTTCAATACGGCCGATCGCCGGACTATGTTTTTAGGTTCCGGCCGGCCGAAGACCCGTGGACATGGGATGGCGTACGTGACGCTACGAATGAGAACAGACCCATGTGTGTTCAG GACAGAGTTCGTTTGAACGGCTTACGGAAAGACACGTACCTGAAGTACCTTTTGCCGGACAACCCGCTCATGAGCGAGAATTGTTTAGTATTGGATATCTTTACTCCACGATCACCCAACGACACAAAAAGAGATAATTTACTACCT GTTGTTTTATGGATTCATGGTGGGTCAATGGACGCATTCTTTTCCACAACGAAGTTATGGGGCCTACCTGCGTTTGAAGATGTCGTCTTAGTTCAAATTCAATATCGATTAGGTGTTTTCGGATTTTTAACAACGGAAGACAAGTGGGCGCCTCCTAACAATGCTTTTCATGATCATTTGAAAGCAATGAAATGGGTTCA GAAAAATATTGAGGCATTTGGTGGAAATCCAAATCTAGTCACGCTGATGGGCGAGTCAGCTGGAGCTGTTGCTGCAACAGCACATACTCTCATTCCGGAAAGCAAAGGATTGTTTCATCGTGTTTTCGCTACAAGTGGTGCTCCTAATTCCATGGTTTGGCCAAAAACATACGGAGATGCAATTGAGAG GATGGCAAAGAACGTGAGCTGCAAATTTGACGACAACGCGTACACCAGTACTTGCCTGAGAAACAAAATCTCAACTTCCAGAATTATGAAGTTAGTCAAAGATATGGACATT AATTTCAAGATGCTAGAAGACCGAGATTTATTTCCAGTTCCGATAAACGAAGCCATCGAAACAAAAACTTTTGTGTCCTCTGTACCAGTGATGATGGGTGTTATGAATGGAGAGCAAAACTACTTATTATCTCGGCGCGtattttctaatatttatttaaagg GGCCTGATCTAACAAGATCTGAAGCCGAAAGTGCTCTTCGAAATTTATTCCACGATCGTTATCAGAGTGGAAATGTTGATGCCATTTTAAAGGCTGTTACACTGGAATATCTCGATCCAAAGAAAGTCGGGAACAAGGGAATGAAACTTTATAAAGGAACTATGGAAGCAATAGCGGATTGTTGGTTCGTTTCGAAATCTGCAAGGTTCGCAGAAAAAGTAAAAG AGTCGGGTCAAAGGGCATACTTCTTCGAATTTACCTTAAAACCAGCAATGTACGACGCCAGACCCAAAGATTTCCCGCGGTTGTTTAAGTTTGACACAGCAGATCATGCTGACGATTTCCCCTACATGTTCGGACTGCCTTTCGTACGAGAATTGGCAGGTGGAGATAATCCTGCATTGTATTTTTCTGATATTGATAAGGAGATAAGCAAGAAGTTTATGCATTTAATTGCTCACTTTGCAAAAACTGG ATCTCCGCCGGAAGAACTTGGCTGGCCGCAGTACCCAAGATACGCAGTAATAAACAAGGGCATCACTATCTCCAAGGATAATTTTCAAAGTAACAGAATGTATTTCTGGAACGAAGTTATACCCAAACTAGCTTTTCCTTGA
- the LOC120332336 gene encoding histidine protein methyltransferase 1 homolog → MDFKFNFDVGDNDTKQKDPLDAKKDKTIISNDCTSKKFPLKSNNVLEVSDIAKCWLSKPDENLYEVDTLEVGQAISLQIVTPCDLTDQDESEKGRTGTTPSDLIPNVYEGGFKVWECTLDVLEYLSRHAEENIFKGKRVMDLGCGVGVLGTYAICSAQAGFVTFQDFNKDVITDATGPTSLLNFKIGHNLDGISTCQETGFQTKDSCKSDDSESANEEILSKATDSLLSDLWKDCKFLSSCKKRVNFMFGDWSDLIDCSNNNKYDVILSSETIYNTAYYSKLHSFLEKFLKRDGVIYMGSKSHYFGVGGGVLAWTEFVKSRDVFEMRTVHVIEANLKRVVLCMKFKSENKM, encoded by the coding sequence ATggattttaaattcaattttgatgtCGGCGATAATGACACAAAGCAAAAGGATCCTCTGGATGCTAAAAAAGACAAAACCATAATATCAAATGATTGCACATCGAAGAAGTTCCCGTTAAAATCGAACAACGTTTTAGAGGTTTCGGACATTGCCAAATGCTGGTTAAGTAAACCAGATGAAAATCTGTATGAAGTGGATACATTAGAAGTGGGGCAAGCAATTTCACTTCAAATTGTGACTCCATGTGATTTGACAGATCAAGATGAAAGTGAAAAAGGTCGTACTGGGACTACACCATCGGATTTAATACCTAATGTTTATGAAGGTGGTTTCAAGGTCTGGGAATGCACTCTTGATGTTTTGGAGTACCTATCTCGTCATGCagaggaaaatatttttaaagggaAAAGGGTTATGGATCTTGGCTGTGGTGTTGGAGTTTTAGGAACGTACGCTATATGTAGTGCACAAGCCGGCTTTGTAACATTTCAAGACTTTAACAAAGACGTAATAACAGATGCAACAGGTCCAACATCAttactaaattttaaaattggtcaTAATTTGGATGGAATCTCAACATGCCAGGAGACAGGATTTCAAACCAAAGATTCTTGCAAATCGGATGATTCAGAGTCTGCGAATGAAGAGATTCTTTCTAAAGCAACAGATTCATTGTTAAGTGACTTATGGAAAGATTGCAAATTTTTATCATCTTGCAAAAAAAGGGTTAATTTTATGTTTGGTGACTGGTCCGATCTCATAGACTgttcaaataataataagtatGATGTTATTTTGTCATCTGAAACGATTTATAATACAGCTTACTATAGCAAGTTGCATTCGTTTTTAGAAAAATTTCTGAAAAGAGATGGAGTGATTTATATGGGTTCAAAATCACATTATTTCGGAGTTGGTGGGGGTGTCCTTGCCTGGACTGAATTTGTTAAAAGTCGCGATGTTTTCGAAATGAGAACAGTGCATGTTATTGAAGCTAACTTAAAAAGGGTTGTACTTTGTATGAAATTtaaatctgagaataaaatgTGA